One stretch of Candidatus Palauibacter polyketidifaciens DNA includes these proteins:
- the scpB gene encoding SMC-Scp complex subunit ScpB yields the protein MSPEQIVEAALFASQTPLTARELARADDALDVRRVREALAALREHYDTDGRAFQVYQLGDGFQILTRPEFVPYLERFESVPRPPTLSRAALETLAIIAYRQPIGRIEVEEIRGVASTSVLRTLQDWELIEIVGRGEGLGRPLLYGTTPRFLDHFALQSLEDLPAPEELSVALVRTEPEAFTDGAPPPEERAD from the coding sequence GTGAGTCCCGAGCAGATCGTGGAAGCCGCCCTGTTCGCGAGTCAGACGCCGCTCACCGCCCGCGAACTCGCCCGGGCGGACGACGCGCTCGACGTCCGGCGCGTCCGGGAGGCGCTCGCCGCGCTGCGCGAGCACTACGACACGGACGGACGGGCCTTCCAGGTCTACCAGCTGGGGGACGGATTCCAGATTCTCACGCGTCCGGAGTTCGTGCCGTACCTCGAGCGGTTCGAGTCGGTGCCCCGGCCTCCGACGCTTTCCCGGGCCGCGCTCGAGACGCTCGCGATCATCGCGTACCGGCAGCCCATCGGTCGGATCGAGGTCGAGGAGATTCGCGGCGTGGCGTCCACCTCGGTGCTGCGCACGCTCCAGGACTGGGAGCTGATCGAGATCGTGGGGCGGGGAGAGGGGCTCGGGCGGCCGCTCCTTTACGGGACGACACCCCGTTTTCTGGATCACTTCGCCCTGCAGTCGCTGGAGGATCTCCCGGCGCCGGAGGAGCTGTCCGTGGCGCTCGTGCGCACGGAACCGGAGGCGTTCACCGATGGCGCGCCGCCGCCGGAAGAACGCGCCGACTAG
- a CDS encoding VWA domain-containing protein — protein MAPLPVALLLGALAIGLRLLASRRSSGDREKLAETSLLERYVRLPVHALPPLRLALLGAGVVAIALASGSGGTEARRLDEGGAETILVLDASNSMLAGDVEPSRLEVQRQLAAHLATRTEGRMGVVYFAGRAYVLSPLTTDMSAIEMLAEGVRPAAVGLGGSSLASGLTQAIDLLAGGEDGARKSIVVFSDGEETAGAPLGEAIGRARDAGIVIHAVGIGSELGGQIPLTREASLDPTMAARRRGGASVLQGPDGSPVITRLDAASLRQMSLGTGGRYVDGSDGIDAIERELAQGGREPLTSTDDAAVAALLLLAFVSLWGEGFLLPRG, from the coding sequence GTGGCCCCGCTCCCCGTCGCCCTCCTGCTCGGGGCGCTGGCCATCGGGCTCAGGCTGCTCGCCTCGCGGCGGTCGAGCGGCGACCGCGAGAAGCTCGCCGAAACGTCGCTGCTCGAGCGCTACGTGCGGCTGCCGGTCCACGCCCTTCCACCGCTTCGGCTGGCCCTGCTCGGAGCGGGCGTCGTCGCGATCGCCCTCGCCTCCGGTTCCGGCGGGACGGAGGCCCGGCGTCTCGACGAAGGGGGAGCGGAAACGATCCTGGTGCTCGACGCGTCGAACTCGATGCTGGCGGGCGATGTCGAGCCGAGTCGGCTCGAGGTGCAGCGGCAACTGGCCGCCCACCTCGCGACGCGCACGGAGGGTCGGATGGGCGTCGTCTACTTCGCGGGCCGCGCGTACGTGCTCTCGCCGCTGACCACGGACATGAGCGCGATCGAGATGCTGGCGGAGGGCGTGCGGCCCGCGGCCGTGGGGCTGGGCGGATCCTCGCTCGCCTCGGGCCTCACGCAGGCGATCGATCTCCTCGCCGGCGGAGAGGACGGCGCGCGCAAGTCGATCGTGGTCTTCTCCGATGGCGAGGAAACCGCCGGCGCGCCCCTCGGTGAGGCGATCGGGCGGGCCCGGGACGCGGGGATCGTCATCCACGCCGTGGGGATCGGAAGCGAACTCGGCGGGCAGATTCCCCTGACGCGGGAGGCGTCGCTGGACCCGACGATGGCCGCGCGGCGGCGGGGCGGCGCCTCGGTGCTCCAGGGGCCGGACGGGAGCCCCGTCATCACGCGGTTGGACGCGGCCTCGCTGAGGCAGATGTCTCTCGGCACCGGCGGCCGCTATGTTGACGGTTCGGACGGGATCGACGCGATCGAGCGGGAACTGGCGCAGGGCGGCCGGGAACCCCTGACGTCGACCGACGACGCGGCCGTAGCGGCTTTGCTTCTGCTCGCCTTCGTCAGCCTCTGGGGAGAAGGGTTCCTGTTGCCACGTGGTTGA
- a CDS encoding pseudouridine synthase — protein sequence MARRRRKNAPTSCASSGRLMRLQKYLARAGVASRRGSEDLIVSGRVRVNGEVVTKLGTTVDPDSAHVEVDRRRIRLKPALWLALNKPPGYTCTRHDPRGRPIIYDLLPAEVRHLPHVGRLDFMSEGLLLLSNEGDVVHRLLHPRTGIERVYHAELRGPVTAGLPDRLRAGVALEDGPARARRARWITPPHASSPTVEIVLAEGRNREIRRMLASLGVTLRTLRRTSFGPIRLGTLAAGATRELSPKERAALERAAAPACSGAVRE from the coding sequence ATGGCGCGCCGCCGCCGGAAGAACGCGCCGACTAGCTGCGCGAGCAGCGGGCGGCTGATGCGACTGCAGAAGTATCTTGCCAGGGCAGGGGTGGCTTCCCGTCGTGGGAGCGAGGATCTCATTGTCAGCGGCCGCGTCCGCGTGAACGGCGAAGTCGTGACGAAGCTCGGGACCACGGTGGATCCGGACTCCGCCCACGTCGAAGTGGACCGCCGCCGCATCCGCCTGAAGCCGGCGCTCTGGCTGGCGCTCAACAAGCCGCCGGGGTACACCTGCACGCGGCATGATCCCCGCGGGCGCCCGATCATCTACGACCTGCTCCCCGCCGAGGTCCGCCACCTGCCTCACGTCGGCCGGCTGGATTTCATGAGCGAGGGTCTCCTCCTCCTGTCGAACGAAGGGGATGTCGTGCACCGGCTCCTCCACCCCCGGACCGGGATCGAGCGGGTCTACCATGCGGAACTGCGCGGGCCCGTGACCGCGGGGCTGCCGGATCGGCTGCGGGCCGGCGTGGCGCTCGAGGACGGACCCGCGCGCGCCCGCCGCGCTCGCTGGATCACGCCTCCGCATGCGTCGTCGCCCACCGTCGAGATCGTCCTGGCGGAAGGAAGAAACCGGGAGATTCGACGCATGCTCGCCTCGCTCGGCGTCACGCTGCGGACGTTGCGCAGGACCTCGTTCGGTCCGATTCGGCTGGGCACTCTGGCAGCGGGAGCGACCCGTGAGCTGTCTCCGAAGGAGCGGGCGGCGCTCGAACGTGCGGCAGCCCCCGCTTGCTCCGGGGCGGTTCGGGAGTGA
- a CDS encoding MoxR family ATPase yields the protein MNGEAGTAQRISGEDLETQQAAIREAGTFVAEVRNELGKRIVGQHALLDRVLISLLTGGHILLEGVPGLAKTLTVSTLAEAIHTTFRRIQFTPDLLPADVVGTLVWEEKTGTFTPKRGPIFANIVLADEINRAPAKVQSALLEAMQERQVTIGEETHPLPVPFLVMATQNPIEHEGTYPLPEAQVDRFMFKTRVGYPSPEEERSIMRLMAGEDPPPIEAVVEPDRILAARAMLPAIYVDRRLEDYILQLVLATREPAAHGLAQFVDWIEFGASPRATIFLARAARAHAFIEGRAFVVPEDVKAIARDVLRHRLVLTFQAQAEQIDADHVLDHLLETVPLP from the coding sequence ATGAACGGAGAAGCCGGGACGGCCCAACGGATCTCGGGAGAGGATCTCGAGACCCAGCAGGCCGCGATCCGTGAGGCGGGGACCTTCGTGGCCGAGGTTCGAAACGAACTGGGCAAACGAATCGTCGGACAGCACGCTCTCCTCGACCGCGTTCTCATCAGTCTCCTCACGGGTGGCCATATCCTGCTCGAAGGTGTTCCCGGGCTCGCGAAGACGCTCACCGTCAGCACACTCGCCGAGGCGATCCACACTACGTTCCGGCGCATCCAGTTCACGCCGGACCTGCTGCCCGCCGACGTCGTGGGCACGCTCGTGTGGGAGGAGAAGACAGGCACCTTCACTCCGAAACGGGGGCCGATCTTCGCGAACATCGTCCTCGCCGACGAGATCAACCGCGCGCCCGCCAAGGTCCAGTCCGCCCTCCTGGAGGCGATGCAGGAGCGGCAGGTGACGATCGGCGAAGAAACGCATCCGCTCCCCGTGCCGTTCCTCGTCATGGCCACGCAGAACCCCATCGAGCACGAGGGGACGTACCCGCTTCCCGAGGCGCAGGTGGACCGGTTCATGTTCAAGACCCGGGTCGGCTACCCGTCGCCCGAGGAGGAGCGGTCCATCATGCGGCTCATGGCGGGAGAGGATCCGCCGCCGATCGAGGCCGTCGTGGAGCCGGACCGCATCCTCGCCGCGCGCGCCATGCTTCCGGCGATCTACGTGGACCGCCGACTCGAGGACTACATCCTCCAGCTCGTGCTCGCGACGCGTGAGCCCGCGGCCCACGGCCTCGCGCAGTTCGTGGACTGGATCGAATTCGGAGCCTCGCCGCGCGCCACGATCTTCCTCGCGAGAGCCGCCCGCGCGCACGCCTTCATCGAGGGTCGAGCCTTCGTGGTTCCGGAGGACGTCAAAGCGATCGCCCGCGATGTCCTTCGGCATCGGCTCGTCCTGACCTTCCAGGCGCAGGCCGAACAGATCGATGCCGATCACGTCCTCGACCATCTCCTGGAGACCGTGCCGTTGCCGTGA
- a CDS encoding TonB-dependent receptor, whose product MKGIACRTIGAWGAAVFALACLAPGLSGQGAGSIAGQVTEEGSLRPLSSVQVFIEGTGIGTFTNASGDFVLLNVPAGEQTLTVRLVGYRQASETVTVAAGETQTVNFALIVTAVQMDEIVVTGTGVATEKRRLGHTIATLDAAELENAPISDFSQFIAGREPGVVALPSSGYTGEGARIRIRGSASLSQLNEPIVYVDGIRVDRSAVQNFNGQGNPSRLDDIPPESIERVEILKGAAAATLYGTEASNGVIQIFTKRGTIGRPRFTLRADLTGISVPTNRILPLADFAGRACASPGCTGDGDAQRLADAVNLMSNRWGESVSPWTPVERDLIPDLLTTGFGQTYSGSLQGGTSVFQYFASARLATEDGPYDASRNFEVVEGLDPENDTNRRASIHTNFTLIPSSDLRIGVTTLYSDMEHHTPDNSNNIYGVFSSALMSQLRLANNDPELGQINQYGQPAFATLRENAYQLNFVNSQHFAGSTNIDFSPTEAFNLNGTFGIDFTSDDAVSFRPYRWNVDGFSGSTPEGSRDVNENRSRELTADIKGSYVFSTDRIENTLLFGGQGFLRTVQSAGGDGRDFPGPGLETLSALGSESSFENWLRVTQLGGYVQDQIGYDNWLFLTVGARWDANSAFGEAFNTAFYPKANFAIVPSEQWDSEVFSSMRIKGAYGTSGLQPGAFDKFTTFSSLG is encoded by the coding sequence ATGAAAGGCATCGCTTGTCGCACTATCGGAGCATGGGGAGCCGCCGTCTTCGCGCTCGCCTGCCTCGCACCGGGCCTCAGCGGCCAGGGTGCGGGCAGCATCGCGGGCCAGGTGACGGAAGAGGGCTCCCTCCGACCGCTGTCGTCCGTGCAGGTGTTCATCGAAGGCACCGGAATCGGGACCTTCACGAACGCCAGCGGAGACTTCGTCCTGCTCAACGTCCCCGCCGGGGAGCAGACGCTTACGGTCCGCCTGGTCGGCTACCGTCAGGCCTCCGAGACCGTGACCGTCGCCGCCGGCGAGACCCAGACGGTCAACTTCGCCCTCATCGTCACCGCGGTCCAGATGGACGAGATCGTCGTGACGGGCACCGGCGTTGCGACGGAGAAGCGCCGGCTCGGCCACACGATCGCGACGCTGGACGCGGCGGAGCTCGAGAATGCGCCGATCTCCGACTTCAGCCAGTTCATCGCGGGCCGCGAGCCCGGCGTGGTGGCGCTGCCCTCGTCGGGCTACACGGGCGAAGGCGCCCGCATCCGCATCCGCGGGTCGGCGTCGCTGTCGCAGCTGAACGAACCGATCGTCTACGTTGACGGGATCCGCGTGGACCGCTCCGCGGTGCAGAACTTCAACGGGCAGGGGAACCCCTCCCGCCTCGACGACATCCCGCCCGAGTCCATCGAGCGCGTCGAGATCCTGAAGGGCGCCGCGGCGGCGACGCTGTACGGGACGGAGGCCTCGAACGGCGTGATCCAGATCTTCACGAAGCGCGGCACCATCGGACGTCCGCGCTTTACGCTGCGGGCCGACCTGACCGGGATCTCCGTGCCGACGAACCGCATCCTGCCGCTCGCGGACTTCGCCGGCCGGGCCTGCGCGAGTCCCGGATGCACGGGAGACGGCGACGCCCAGCGGCTGGCGGATGCCGTCAACCTGATGTCGAACCGCTGGGGAGAGTCCGTGTCGCCCTGGACCCCGGTCGAGCGCGACCTGATTCCCGATCTGCTCACCACCGGATTCGGCCAGACGTACTCCGGATCCCTCCAGGGCGGAACGAGCGTGTTCCAGTACTTCGCCTCCGCGCGCCTCGCGACCGAGGACGGCCCTTACGACGCGTCGCGGAACTTCGAGGTCGTGGAGGGGCTGGACCCCGAGAACGACACGAACCGCCGCGCTTCGATCCACACCAACTTCACGCTGATCCCGAGCAGCGACCTGCGCATCGGCGTGACGACGCTGTATTCGGACATGGAGCACCACACGCCCGACAACTCGAACAACATCTACGGCGTGTTCTCATCGGCGCTCATGTCTCAGCTGCGGCTCGCCAACAACGACCCGGAACTAGGGCAGATCAACCAATACGGCCAGCCGGCGTTCGCCACGCTGCGCGAGAACGCGTACCAGTTGAACTTCGTGAACTCGCAGCACTTCGCGGGCTCCACAAACATCGACTTCTCGCCCACCGAAGCTTTCAACCTCAACGGGACCTTCGGGATCGACTTCACGTCCGACGACGCGGTGAGTTTCCGGCCCTATCGGTGGAACGTGGACGGCTTCTCGGGCTCGACCCCCGAGGGGAGCCGGGACGTCAACGAGAATCGCAGCCGCGAACTCACGGCCGACATTAAGGGCTCCTACGTCTTTAGCACCGACCGGATCGAGAACACGCTGCTCTTCGGCGGCCAGGGATTCCTGCGCACGGTGCAGTCGGCGGGGGGAGACGGACGCGACTTCCCCGGCCCCGGCCTCGAGACTCTTTCGGCGCTGGGTTCCGAGTCCTCGTTCGAGAACTGGCTGCGGGTGACGCAGCTCGGCGGCTACGTACAGGACCAGATCGGATACGACAACTGGCTCTTCCTCACGGTGGGGGCTCGCTGGGATGCCAACTCGGCGTTCGGTGAGGCCTTCAACACCGCTTTCTACCCGAAGGCCAACTTCGCCATCGTCCCGAGCGAGCAGTGGGACAGCGAGGTCTTCTCGTCGATGCGGATCAAGGGGGCCTACGGAACGTCCGGGCTGCAGCCGGGCGCCTTCGACAAGTTCACGACCTTCTCGTCGCTGGGCA
- a CDS encoding carboxypeptidase regulatory-like domain-containing protein, which produces MRPCRVSVSRRGSTLLFAVLALFCAAVADAAGQAQATTGVIRGVVRDPVGAPVAGAAVVIEHRATGFATTVVTGSNGAFVRTLLPLGVYDVTARAVGQFGDERTEGLVLRVGEVVDLVLEFRPVALADITVTADRTPLVDTEDSSSSHRLAEEVVDNLPNNGRNFLDYTLLTPGVSVSQGPDGEVLNIGGQRGIFNNVSVDGADFNSPFFGEQRGGQRPAFTFNQDAIEEIVVVNQGASAEFGRSAGGFVNVVTKSGTNEFTGSAHYFGQWDAISTAYPGERGGGKPEFGRGQFGFTVGGPIVRDKAFFFVAYDQQKANETKQFTRNVVNRSELEKLENFLQAQWPGLFDDEFGPIRRTDDNRALIAKLDFHLSDRHQASFKYNYTWSQQVNGTFDVDSWGLSANGLEEDFSHAINASLRSQLSNTVSNEFRFQYAREDRPRGYDGPLLPGSAPPPQPAFSAIGGRPFPDIAMDFADGFRIGMPFFLPIDPGYDTRIQLVDNLSFLAGDHLVKVGVEYNRTGVGQQFIGFANGLYKFSSVDGFMNFVTQGNRYVTCSDGSDSAEGVCPPGTAITGPVLLYLQALTLGNTPADQLGLQDFSMHELGLFIQDTWRPRDNLTLNLGVRWEASWHPGMFIEPGDTFYGSWVGTSGFPSDGTIPDDLDNFQPRFGLAWDPRDDGRTLVRLNAGSYFSRIPMLVFAQHRTTNGAFQGTQFAASDATFLPPPPQIGEFLTPPPPGTPPFQPGVNIADRNLELPRTWSFNVAIEQALSENAAVTLSLQHARTDNLFRFVDRNAAELGAPFAEGASALGTVTVTESSARSRYNAITLGLRGDAALDGRLSFDANYTMGFDRSDDDNERDPFNFFYATATDFEPEYNWSIRDRRHQLTGFALFDLGRGIVLNHVFRYLSASPMSESCGPTAANPLAAPAGQRAGAPGDRVCADGSVLRRNTLRRENDFFTWDLRLSKAFDVGGGRTVEPILEVFNLTGADNFLDTAQTGLLFNFDGTIRSGLGDTRRAQLGIRVRF; this is translated from the coding sequence ATGCGGCCATGCCGGGTTTCGGTATCCCGACGCGGGTCCACCCTTCTGTTCGCCGTGCTCGCGCTGTTCTGCGCCGCCGTGGCGGACGCGGCCGGGCAGGCCCAGGCGACCACCGGCGTCATCCGCGGGGTCGTCCGCGATCCCGTGGGGGCGCCCGTCGCCGGCGCCGCCGTGGTCATCGAGCACCGGGCGACCGGCTTTGCGACGACCGTCGTGACGGGCTCCAACGGGGCGTTCGTGCGGACGCTCCTTCCGCTGGGGGTCTACGACGTCACCGCCAGGGCCGTGGGCCAGTTCGGCGACGAGCGTACCGAAGGGCTCGTACTCCGGGTGGGAGAGGTCGTCGACCTCGTACTCGAATTCAGGCCCGTCGCGCTGGCCGACATCACCGTGACGGCGGACCGGACGCCGCTCGTCGACACCGAGGACTCATCGAGTTCCCACCGCCTCGCGGAGGAAGTCGTCGACAACCTGCCCAACAACGGCCGCAACTTCCTCGACTACACGCTCCTCACTCCGGGCGTTTCCGTGTCGCAGGGTCCGGACGGCGAAGTCCTCAACATCGGAGGACAGCGGGGGATCTTCAACAACGTTTCCGTGGACGGAGCGGACTTCAACAGCCCCTTTTTCGGCGAGCAGCGGGGCGGCCAGCGTCCCGCCTTCACCTTCAACCAGGACGCGATCGAGGAAATCGTCGTCGTGAACCAGGGGGCGTCCGCGGAGTTCGGGCGCTCCGCGGGAGGCTTCGTGAACGTCGTCACGAAGTCGGGGACGAACGAGTTCACGGGCTCCGCGCACTACTTCGGCCAGTGGGATGCGATCTCCACGGCGTACCCGGGCGAGCGCGGAGGCGGAAAGCCCGAGTTCGGACGCGGCCAGTTCGGCTTCACCGTCGGCGGCCCGATCGTGCGCGACAAGGCCTTTTTCTTCGTCGCCTACGACCAGCAGAAGGCGAACGAGACGAAGCAGTTCACGCGCAACGTCGTGAACCGGTCCGAGCTCGAGAAGCTGGAGAACTTCCTTCAAGCGCAGTGGCCCGGCCTGTTCGACGACGAGTTCGGCCCGATCCGCCGCACCGACGACAACCGGGCCCTGATCGCGAAGCTCGATTTCCACCTCAGCGACCGCCACCAGGCATCCTTCAAGTACAACTACACCTGGTCCCAGCAGGTGAACGGGACCTTCGACGTGGATTCCTGGGGTCTCAGCGCCAACGGCCTGGAGGAGGACTTCTCCCACGCGATCAACGCGAGCCTCAGATCGCAGCTCTCCAACACCGTCTCCAACGAGTTCCGCTTCCAGTACGCGCGCGAGGATCGGCCCCGGGGCTACGACGGACCCCTGCTTCCGGGCTCCGCCCCGCCGCCGCAGCCGGCCTTCTCCGCGATCGGCGGCCGCCCCTTCCCGGACATCGCGATGGATTTCGCGGATGGGTTCCGCATCGGGATGCCCTTCTTCCTCCCCATCGACCCCGGCTACGACACCCGGATCCAGCTCGTCGACAACCTCTCCTTCCTCGCGGGGGACCACTTGGTCAAGGTCGGCGTCGAGTACAACCGGACGGGGGTCGGCCAGCAGTTCATCGGCTTCGCGAACGGCCTCTACAAGTTTTCCTCCGTCGACGGGTTCATGAACTTCGTCACGCAGGGGAACCGGTACGTCACCTGCTCCGACGGTTCCGACAGCGCGGAAGGCGTCTGTCCGCCGGGGACCGCGATCACCGGCCCCGTACTCCTCTACCTGCAGGCCCTCACGCTGGGGAACACCCCGGCCGACCAGCTGGGCTTGCAGGACTTCTCGATGCACGAACTCGGGCTCTTCATCCAGGACACGTGGCGCCCGCGTGACAACCTCACCCTGAACCTCGGCGTGCGCTGGGAGGCGTCGTGGCACCCGGGGATGTTCATCGAGCCCGGGGACACCTTCTATGGATCATGGGTCGGGACCTCGGGCTTCCCGTCCGACGGGACGATCCCGGACGACCTCGACAATTTCCAGCCGCGCTTCGGGCTCGCCTGGGATCCACGGGACGATGGGCGCACCCTCGTCCGCCTGAACGCCGGGTCCTACTTCTCGCGCATCCCGATGCTGGTGTTCGCGCAGCACCGGACGACGAACGGCGCCTTCCAGGGCACGCAGTTCGCGGCCAGCGACGCGACCTTCCTTCCACCGCCGCCGCAGATCGGGGAATTCCTGACACCGCCCCCGCCGGGCACGCCGCCCTTCCAGCCCGGCGTGAACATCGCGGATCGCAACCTCGAACTGCCGCGGACCTGGTCCTTCAACGTCGCCATCGAGCAGGCGCTGAGCGAGAACGCGGCGGTGACGCTCTCGCTGCAGCACGCCCGCACGGACAACCTGTTCCGCTTCGTGGACCGAAACGCGGCGGAACTCGGCGCGCCCTTCGCCGAAGGGGCCAGCGCCCTGGGGACGGTCACCGTGACCGAGAGCAGCGCCCGCTCCCGCTACAACGCGATCACGCTCGGACTGCGCGGGGACGCCGCGCTCGACGGAAGGCTGAGTTTCGACGCGAACTACACGATGGGCTTCGACAGGTCGGATGACGATAACGAACGGGATCCGTTCAACTTCTTCTATGCGACCGCAACCGATTTCGAGCCCGAATACAACTGGTCGATCCGGGACCGGCGGCACCAGCTGACCGGTTTTGCGCTCTTCGATCTCGGGCGCGGGATCGTCCTCAACCACGTCTTCCGATACCTCTCCGCATCGCCGATGTCGGAAAGTTGCGGCCCGACCGCGGCGAATCCTCTCGCAGCCCCCGCGGGTCAGCGCGCGGGAGCCCCGGGGGACCGCGTGTGCGCCGATGGATCCGTCCTCAGGCGCAACACGCTCCGGCGCGAGAACGACTTCTTCACGTGGGATCTGCGACTCTCGAAGGCCTTCGATGTCGGGGGCGGACGCACGGTCGAGCCGATTCTGGAGGTCTTCAATCTGACGGGCGCCGACAACTTCCTCGACACCGCGCAGACCGGCCTCCTGTTCAACTTCGACGGCACCATCCGGAGCGGCCTCGGTGACACGCGGCGGGCTCAACTCGGGATCCGCGTCCGCTTCTAG
- a CDS encoding DUF58 domain-containing protein, with protein sequence MKSRRFMDNPALGPYPSLFRGHGIEFSEVREYQPGDPFQAIDWKVTARMRRPYVKRFVEERELAVLLVVDVSASNEFGTRKALKRDLVAEVASTLALAAMRAGDPVGMLLFSDRIERYVRPARGRNRNLRLLHELVSVQPEGKGTDLDLALVTAARMLTVRSLVFVISDFVGAGNLARPLLGLSGRHDVVALAIDDPAETTIPAAGWVEVVDPETGDRAVVDLGDAALRQRLAEHATTGARALERLCAHCHVDLMRLRTDTPYESRLSGFFAARGRRRLR encoded by the coding sequence TTGAAGAGCCGGCGGTTCATGGACAACCCGGCTCTTGGACCTTACCCGTCGCTCTTCCGTGGACACGGCATCGAGTTTTCCGAAGTCCGCGAGTATCAGCCGGGCGACCCGTTCCAGGCGATCGACTGGAAGGTGACCGCCCGCATGCGCCGCCCCTACGTGAAGCGTTTCGTGGAGGAACGGGAACTCGCCGTCCTCCTCGTCGTCGATGTCTCCGCCTCGAACGAGTTCGGCACGCGGAAGGCGCTGAAGCGCGACCTCGTCGCGGAGGTGGCGAGCACCCTGGCCCTCGCGGCGATGCGCGCGGGAGACCCGGTGGGCATGCTCCTCTTCTCCGACCGGATCGAGCGCTACGTGCGGCCGGCACGGGGCCGCAACCGCAACCTCCGCCTCCTGCATGAACTGGTTTCCGTCCAGCCGGAGGGGAAGGGGACGGACCTCGACCTCGCGCTCGTCACAGCGGCGCGCATGTTGACCGTCCGCTCGCTCGTGTTCGTGATCTCGGATTTCGTGGGCGCCGGGAACCTGGCCCGCCCGCTGCTGGGGCTCTCGGGTCGCCACGACGTCGTTGCGCTCGCGATCGACGACCCCGCCGAAACGACGATCCCCGCAGCGGGCTGGGTGGAAGTCGTGGACCCCGAAACGGGCGACCGCGCCGTGGTCGACCTCGGAGACGCGGCGCTTCGGCAGCGGCTCGCGGAGCACGCGACCACGGGAGCGCGGGCGCTGGAACGGCTGTGCGCGCACTGCCATGTCGACCTCATGCGGCTGCGGACCGACACCCCGTACGAGTCCCGGCTCTCCGGCTTCTTCGCAGCCCGCGGCCGGCGGAGGCTTCGGTGA
- a CDS encoding VWA domain-containing protein, whose product MSEFALPGWPFLLLLALLPLGWVLMGSGRIRLPFPDIARLTGSRGRGRGRFWWWFPAALRSLALGLVIITLVNPVRVWERVESEREGVAIMLAVDISSSMLAEDFRPDNRIEVAKREVIRFVEGRESDWIGLVAFAGEALTMVPGTLDHAVVESAVERLEAGQLRDGTAIGVALATAANRLRDLEPESRIVVLLTDGDNNSGGISPEEATAAAASLGIRVYTIGVGRDGVAPVPVARTAFGYQYANIRVHVNDELLDHMATRTGGIYFRATDPEGLTRIYERINELETTPIKEVRTEERVGMRRQLLIAALALVMLELLVAATRSRRVWT is encoded by the coding sequence GTGAGCGAATTCGCACTCCCCGGCTGGCCGTTCCTCCTCCTGCTGGCGTTGCTGCCGCTGGGGTGGGTCCTGATGGGCTCGGGCAGAATCCGTCTCCCGTTTCCGGACATCGCCCGCCTCACCGGATCCCGTGGACGGGGACGGGGACGGTTCTGGTGGTGGTTCCCGGCCGCCCTTCGCTCCCTCGCCCTCGGCCTCGTCATCATCACGCTCGTCAATCCCGTACGGGTATGGGAGCGCGTGGAATCGGAGCGCGAGGGCGTGGCGATCATGCTGGCCGTCGATATCTCAAGCTCGATGCTGGCGGAGGATTTCCGGCCCGACAACCGCATCGAAGTCGCGAAGCGGGAGGTCATCCGCTTCGTGGAGGGAAGGGAGTCGGACTGGATCGGTCTCGTCGCGTTCGCCGGAGAGGCTCTCACGATGGTCCCGGGGACGCTGGACCACGCGGTCGTGGAGAGTGCCGTGGAGCGGCTCGAGGCGGGACAACTCCGGGACGGGACGGCGATCGGCGTCGCGCTCGCCACGGCGGCGAACCGGCTCCGCGACCTGGAGCCGGAATCGCGCATCGTCGTTCTGCTCACCGACGGAGACAACAACAGCGGCGGCATCTCGCCGGAAGAGGCGACGGCCGCGGCCGCCTCCCTCGGCATCCGCGTCTACACGATCGGCGTCGGCCGCGACGGGGTCGCCCCCGTGCCCGTAGCCCGGACGGCCTTCGGATACCAGTACGCGAATATCCGCGTCCACGTGAACGACGAACTCCTCGATCACATGGCGACCCGCACGGGAGGCATCTACTTCCGTGCGACCGATCCCGAGGGACTGACGCGGATCTACGAACGGATCAACGAACTCGAGACCACCCCGATCAAGGAAGTGCGGACGGAGGAGCGGGTCGGGATGCGCCGGCAACTTCTCATCGCGGCGCTCGCGCTCGTCATGCTTGAACTCCTCGTGGCGGCGACGCGCTCCCGCCGGGTCTGGACTTGA